The following nucleotide sequence is from Thermoanaerobaculia bacterium.
CTACGGATCCTTCGGCCGCTACTACGAAGAGATCCCGATGGACCTCGTCATCCGGTCGTATTCGTACGAGCGCCAGCCGCACATCTACAACTACTCACCGACCGACTTCCATCCCGACCCGAACGCGGAGGCGGATCTCGGGAAACAGTCGAACATCGTCGGCGCGAACATCGAACCGGCCGATCCAAACCTCCACGGCCAGTACCTCCGCGAATTCGTGATCGGGGGCGAGCGCGAGGTGATGCCGGACTTCGCGATCGGCGTCAAGTACGTCTACCGCAACTACGGCGAGGTGATCGAGGATTTCCTCTCCGATCCCGCGGCCGGCGTCTACTCCATCGGAAATCCCGGCGAAGGAATCATGAAGAACGTCTACGACTACAACTACGACGCGACGCCGTACCCGGCGCAGAAGCCGCAGCGGATCTTCCGCGGCGTGGAGATCGACGCCACGAAGCGTTTCTCGAACCGCTGGTCCATGCTCGCGTCGTATCTCTGGTCGAAGCTCGACGGCAACTACGACGGCGAGTTCGCGCCGTTCACGAACGTCGGAGCGGATCCGAACATCTCGGCCGCGTACGACTACGCGGATTTCGCCACGAACCATTTCCTGGACGGCACGCTCGCGAGCTATTCCCCGATCACGAACGGCGGCCCGCTCTCCAACGACCGCCGGAGCCAGGCGAAGCTGTCCGGCACGTACACGGCGCCTTTCGGGTTGAACGTCGGGCTGTCGGCCTACTACCAGACGGGGGCGCCGCTCTCGCGGATGGGCTTCGTCGACGGCTACGGGCGGTACGAGCTCTTTCTGACCAAACGCGGTTCGGAAGGACGGAGCCCGAGCATCTACGAGGCGGATCTCCACCTGGGATATCCCCTCGTCCTGAAACCGGTGACGATCAATCTGATGGCCGACGTCTTCAACCTCCTGAATGCCCAGCGGCCGGTGCTCCTCGATCAGCGATGGGATTTCCAGGAGGCGGACAATTCGAGTCCGACGCCGACGAACCCGAATTACAAGAAGGCGGTGTTGCGCCAGCCGCCGCGCAGCGTGAGGTTCGGCGTCCGGGTGTCCTTCTAGCGAGGCGAGGCGCGGCGATCCATCGAGCCGGGCGGGCGCGGGCCGCCGCGTGACCCTCCGACGTACGTTTCAGTACGCCTGCGGGTCCCGCGGGGGCGGCCCGCATCCCGCCGGGCTCGCGTCTGGCCGCGCCATCCTCCGAAGGGTTGACCTCGAACCACCGCTGGCGAAGGTGATCTCGCCGGTCTGCGTCATTCCGAACGAATGTGAGGAATCCTCGTCGGTTCTGCGCTGGCGCGAGCTCAGCGGGCGCGGGCGGGGGACGGCGCATCCCAAGGGCTCGCCGGCGTGGGCGTCATCGCCACGGGCGGCCCTTCCTTCGGCGAAAGCGTCTCCCGAAGCTGCTTCAGGAGCTGCGCCATCGTCGGATCCTTCGGCTGCGGCCAGAGATAGCGGACGATCCGGAGCGCCGCGGCCCGGTTTCCGGAGTCGAGCTCGGTCTGGGCCTCTTCTTCCAGCCGAACCCGCGTCTCCTCCGGGAAGCCCTGCTCCAGCGCGTACGCGAGCCGTTCCTCGAGCGTGCGGCGCGCGAGTCCCGTGTCGTGGAGCGCCCGTGCGAGAAAGATCCGCTTGGCGAGGATGCAGGCGACCGCGTCGTCGCAAGGGGCGTTCGCGTCCGCCGCCTTCTCGACGGCGGCGAGCCGGGCCCATCCGTCCTCCGGAAGGGAGGACGGCGCGTATCCCGCCGTGTCGAGCCACCGCTGGTTGACCGCCAGCGCGCCGGCGAAGTCTCTTCGATCCATCGCCGCGAGCATCATGCCGTCGAGGACGTCGAGGCGCACCCCGACGGGCATGACGGTCGCCGGCAGGTCCGCGAGCGCCCGCCATTCGCGCGCCGACTCTTCCCGATCGAGGCGGTCGAGCGTCCGGATCGAGGCGAGCCGCAGGTCCCAGTTCGCCGGTTCCGCGCGGATCGCCTCGCGCACGATCTCCGCGGCGGCGGGCGCGGCGTCCTTGCCGCGCGTCCGGATGAGCCGCTCCGCGAGCGACCACGACACCGTTCGGCAGTAGTTCCCGGAGAGCGCCGCCGCGACCGGATCGGCCGGTTCGAAAGGGCACTTCGCGAGGAGGGCGGCGAGGGGAGCGGGCTTTCCGAGCAGCCGGTCGAGATACGCGACGAAGATCGTCTCGAACGCGGGATTGTCGTCCGCCGGATCGGAGACGAACGCCGCCGCGAGCCTCCGCGCTTCGGCGAGGTCGCCGCCGCTCAGATGCAGGTAGCCCGCCCATCCGGACCGGAAGGGCCCGGCCGCCGGTCCCTGGTCCTCGATCATCGTCCGGTAGAGGTCCGACACGAACTGGCGGACCTGCCGGTCCGATACGAAGTAGCGGGGCTTTTCTCCGGGGAGCGCGGCCGCGGCTTCGATTTCGTCCTTTCCGGGAGATCCGTACGTGGCTTCGCTTCCGTGCTCGAGGAGGAACGCGATTCCGAGGTCGTCGGAAGGACGGAGCGCGATCATCCGGACTCCCGCGCGGGCCCGTTCGTTCCCGCGCGGCAGCTCGGCGGCCGAGTTGCGGAGCTCGTATTCCGCGGCGCGGCGATCCTGCGGGGACATCTTTTCCGCGGCCGACCGTTCCTCGGCGAACCAGGCGGCGAGCAGGTCGGAGGAACCCTCGTCCTTCTTCGCGTTCACCGCCGCGACCCGGGCCCGGTATCCGAGCGAGAGACAGACCATGTCCTCCATCGTCCGCAGCTGGGCCGCGGATGGCTCGAGAGAGCCCGGGGTCGGGGCGAATTCCGGAGAGAGCAGACGCCCGCAGACCGCCTCGCGGAGCTTCGGGTCCGACTCGAGCGCCCGCCGGACGTCGGCGCCGAACGGATGCTTCGGATCGCGGGTGAGATACGCCTCCGGCGCCGCCCCGGGCGGAAACCAGATCTTCCGCGCTTCGTCGAAGACCCCGGAGGTCTGAGCGGGGGAGGGACGTGTCGCGGCGAGGACCGCCGCGGCGGCGAAGAGAAGCGAACGGCGCATTTCGCGCGAGTTTACCGGACCGCGGAGGCGGCCGATAACGGGAAATTGCCGGGATTCTCCGTGCTTCCCGAGCGACGGCGGCCGAAAAAGGCCCGCCCCCTCCCGGTTCTCGACAGGAGGGGGCGGAGAGGAAGGAGAGGAACCCGGAGCGCGCTGTTCTCAGCGCATGGAGAATAGATACCGCTCGAGCTCCGCGATGTCCTGATTCATTTTGATCAACGGACTATGATCCGCCGCAGGAGCAAGCCATGAAATTCGGAATCCTCGCGCCGGCGGCCGCCGCCGTGGCGCTCGCCATCACCGGCGCCGCGCGGCGAGCGATCACCGGAGTTCCCGTGAACCTTTCCGCGGCGCGCATCGCCGACCTGTCCCACTCCTTCGACGAGAAGACGATCTACTGGCCGAATGCTCCGTCCGGATTCGTTCTCCATCGGGAATCGTTCGGGAAGACCCCGGCGGGCTTCTTCTACGCGTCGAACGACTTCTGCGCGCCGGAGCACGGCGGGACGCATCTCGACGCGCCGATCCACTTCTCGGAAGGGAAGTGGTCGGTGGACCAGATATCCGTGCGGCAACTCGTCGGTCCCGGCGTCGTGATCGACGTCGCGCGGCAGGCGGCGGCGGACCGCGATTACCGGCTGACCCTCGACGACGTGCGCGCCTGGGAGAAGAAGCACGGGCCGGTGCCGGCGGCCGCGATCGTGATCCTGCGGACCGGTTGGGCCAGCCGCTGGCCGGACCGGAAGGCGTACCTCGGCGACGACACCCCCGGCCGGATCACGAACCTCCATTTCCCCTCCTACGGCCGCGAGGCGGCCGAATTCCTGGTGAGCGTGCGGAAGGTCGCGGCGATCGGCGTCGACACGGCGAGTCTCGACTACGGCCCGTCCGCGGATTTCATCGTGCATCGGACCGTTCTCGGCGCGAACGTGCCGGGCCTCGAGAACCTGACCGGACTCGAGGCCCTGCCCGAGACGGGCTTCTGGGTGATCGCTCTCCCGATGAAGATCGCCGGAGGGTCGGGCGCGCCGTTGCGGGCGATCGCGGTGTTGCCCCGATGAGCGGACGCCTGGCCCTGCTCGCGATCGCCGCGCTCGCGGCTGCGGCGCCGGCGCTCCCGCCGGGCTCGCGCCGGGAGGCGACCTCATGGGCGGAATCGCGGACGGAAAAGGACGGGCGCCGCATCACCCGCACCGTGAATCGGCGGTTCACGTTCGTCGGGGCATACCGGGATCGCACGACCGCGGTGCGGATGCTGCTGGCGGAAACGTTCGACCGTGAGCTGGACTCCGGCGCCGAAGGAGAGCGATCGACGGTGTCGGTCGAGGCGTACCCGGCGACGGGCCCGGGCGGAGCGCTCTGGTCCTTCCGCGCCGAAGGAGCGAGCGGCGACGCGCGGGAGGACAACCTCTATCGCGTCATCCGCCCCGGGTGCTGCGGCGCCCGGGACCTCGCGATCTACTTCAGCCTGCTCGACGGGCGCGAGCTCTTCGACGCCGACGCCCCGATCCTCTCGATCGAGGTGCCCAACTCGCCGCTCCGGCGCTTCGCGGCGTACCACGATCTGATGGCGGCGGCTCCCGTTCCGGAATCGAAGAACGAACCGCGGGTGATCGGGGCGCTGTCGTGGGGGAGCGACCGGGAGCCGGCGCGCCGCGTCCGCGTTCTCGCCGACACCGACCACCCGGGCGAGGAATTCGCCGCCAGGAAGCTGTCGATCGTCGCCGCCGGCAAGGAGATCGACGACGCGCGATACGAACTGTGGAGCGCGGACAAGAGCGCCGACCCGTCCCGGATCGGCGGCTTTTCGATCCGCGTCTCCGCGTTCACCGAACCGGATCTCCTTTTCGAGATTCCCGTCGAAGGGGATCGGCTGGTGATCGAGAAGGCGAAGCTCGGGAAGGGGATCCGCCTGGCGAGCTAACAGGTTGCGAGTCTCGGGTCCGAGAGAGAGCCCGACCTTCGACCCCTCGCTCTCCGGTTCGCCGACCTCATCGGTTCGACGTTCCCCACAGCTGTTTCAGACGCGCATCGCGCCCGCAGCCGCGGCGGTAAGTCTGATAGCGGATCGGGTCCTTCTTCCAGTAATCCTGGTGATACTCCTCGGCGCGGTAGAACGGGCCGGCCGGCGTGATCTTCGTCAGGATGGGTTCTTTGAACGTCTTCGTCCGTTCGATCTCCTGCTTCGACTCGAGAGCGTCACGCTTCTGCTCGTCCGAGTGATAGAAGATTTCCGAACGGTAGGGACCCCCCACCCCTCCCCAGTCGCAGAACTGCCGGTCCTCGGTCGTCGGATCGACGAGGCGCCAGAAGCGATCCACGAGCTGGCGGTAGGTGATCTTCGACGGATCGAAGAGCACTTCGATCGCTTCGGCATGGCCGGTCGTGTGCGTTCCGACCTGTTCGTACGTCGGATTCGCGACGTGCCCTCCGGTGTACCCGGCCGTGACCGAGAAGACGCCCGGAATCTCTTCGAAATCGTGCTGGGTGCACCAGAAGCAGCCGCCGGCGAACGTCGCCTTGTCGAGCCGAGGCTTCGCGGCGGGAGCCGCACCGAGGACGATCCCGGGCAGGAGCAGGGAGACGGCGAGAACGAGGAATCGGCCTTTCAAGCGTCCTTCCTTTCGCGGATCGATCCGCCCGACGATTGTGCCACGCGGCTGCGCCTCGGCAACCCGCTTTCATACGGTCCGAGAATCGGGGCGGGAGGGGCGATGGAACGCCGCGTGCTCGGATCCCCGCGGTCGCTCCGAAGGGGCGTGGCGGCGCCCGCGCGGTACGACGCGGCCGGTCCCGCGTCAATCGCCGAGCGGGAGGCTCATTCCGCCGCGGCGAGCACTTCCTCGGCGTGGTTCTCGGGCTTGACCCTCGGCCAGACCGCCGCGATCTTTCCCTTCGAGTCGATCAGGTACGTGACGCGGTTCGTTCCCATGAATTTCCGGCCGTAGAGGCTCTTCTCTCCCCAGACGCCGTAAGCCTGCACGATCTTCTTCTCCGGATCGGCGAGCAGGCGAAACGGGAGCGAGAACTTTTCGGCGAACTTCCTGTGCGATTTCTCGTCCTGCGCCGAAACGCCCAGGACTTCGATCTTGCGGCGCCGGAACGCGCTCCACCCGTCGCGGAACGAGCACGCCTCTTTCGTGCACCCCGGCGTGTCGTCCTTCGGGTAGAAGTAGAGGACGACCTTCTTTCCGCGAAAATCGGAGAGCTTCACGGGCTCGCCCTCCTGGTCCACGGTCTTGAAATCCGGAGCCTTGTCGCCGACCTCGAGAAGCGCCATGCGGGACCTCCGCCGCGATCTTAACCGCAACTTCAGAGCGATCGGGTTAGCATCGCACGGATGAAGAGGCGGATGGTTCTCGTCCTTCTCGGAGCCGCCGCGACCGCCTCGGGGGCGCCGGTCACGCGGGACCAGCTGGTTTCGATGGCGCGCGACAAAGTGGATCCCGGCGTCATGCGCGCCATCGTCGAGCGGGACTGCGTCGATTTCGACGTCGCCGCGGACAACGCCGCGGAATTGTCGCGCGTCGTTCCCGCCGCGGTCCTCGAAGCCGCGATCGCTTGCCGGCGTTCCGAGACCGCGCGCCCCGCCCTCTCTCCGCGCGCGGAGATTCCGGCGACGTCCGGGGCGCCCGCCGACGCTCCGCCCGCCACGGCTCCGCCCGCCACGGCTCCGCCGTCCCTGGCGTCTTCGGCGGCAGCGCCCTCGGGGGCGCCCGCCGACGCCCGGATCCGGCTGCGGGCCGTATTCATCGGGGAATCCGGCGCGTTGCGCTGCTCGGCGTCGATCGACGGCGTCGAAGCCGCGACCTTCGTCAAGCAGGAGGAAGGAAAGTTCGGCGAGGCAGTCGAGCGGACGAAGATCGGCCGCGAAAGCGGGTACCTGCCGGTCGCGCCGGGGCGCCATCGCGTGATCTTCCGGTGCGATCCGAAGGCTCAGGCCGTCACGGTCGACGTCGACGTACCGGCCGGCGGGAGCCGCACGATCGAGATCGGCGAGACGACGTTGCGGCACTGGAAGCTCCGCCGCATCCGCACGCCGTAGCCCTTTCGAGCGGGAGATTCCCGGTATATTGATCGGCATGGATCGCACGAAATTTCTCCCGGCTCTCCGGCGGCTCTTCGTCTTTTCCGTCGTCGTGTGGCTCTTCTTCGCGGGCGCGGCCGGCGCGAAACCTCCGTCGAACGCCGGAGGGGCGGATCTCGACCGGATCGTCCGGCTGTGGGCCGCCGCGACCGGGGGTCTCGAGCGTCTCCGCGCCCTCCGCAGCGTTCGAATGACCGGTCGGATCACGGTCGGCAGCGATCCGCCGCATCCGATCACGGTCGAAATCGCGCGTCCGGGAAAGATCCGGACCGAAGTCCGGTTTCCGGAGGGCGCCTGGGTTCAGGTGTTCGACGGGAGCCGGGGATGGACGATCTCTCCGTCCCCGACTCACCGGGAGGCGCTGCCGATGACGCCCGAGCAGGCCGCCAGCGCTCCGGAGCAGGCCGACATCGACGGCCCGCTCGTGGATTCGGCCCGGAAGGGGATCCGGCTCGCGCTCGAAGGGAAGACGACGGTCGGCGGCAAGGAAGCGTGGCGGATCCGGGTCACGCGTCCGGACGGCGTCGTGCGCTATCTCGACATCGACGGCACGACCTCGCTCAAAGTGCGCTGGCTCGGGGAACTCGGGGAGGGCTCGAACCGGCAGATGAACGCCTCCGTCTTCCTGGATTACCGGTCCGTCGGCGGACTTTCCTTCCCGTTCCGGATCGTCTCGGGAATCGCCGGAGGCGCCGTGAACCAGGAGATCGATTTCGACAGGATCGAGGTGAACCCGACGATTCCGGAATCCGATTTTTCCCGGCCCCGGTGACGCCCGGTCACCGCTTGCGGGCGACGAGGCGGAAGAGGACGAGGAGCTCTTCGTCGTCGGCGACCACCGCCCGGGCGATCTCGTCGCTGCGGTCGGTCGCCGCGCGGTCCAGCACGTATTCCTGCAGGAGACGCCGGCTCCCGGGGAGCGCGTCGGCGGCGACAACTTCGACGAGGCCGGTCCGCTCCCACTCGTTCTTCCACCATTCGACCGAATGGACGAACGACCAGTGCTCTCCGAACGTCTCGCGCAGGAACCCGGGCGCGGCGTCCGGCGATTCGATCTCGCGCGTGAACCCGATGTCCGCGATCGCGAGGTGGCCGCCGGGACGGACGAATCCGGCGAGGTAGGGCAGGAACCGGTCGTCGGTGCCGTAATAGAGATACGAGTCGATCGCGATCGCGGCGTCGAAGTATTGCTCGGCGAAGGGAAGGTCTCGCGCGTCGGCGCGGAGGGGGAAGACGAGCGCTTCGCAGGCCGCCCCGCGGATCGCCTCGAGATTTTCGGACGGCGAAACGTCCCGGTCGACCGCCCAGACCGAGACGCCGAGTTCCCGGGCGAACCAGATCGAGCTCACCGCCCGTCCGCAGCCGAGATCGAGGATCCGCATTCCCGGCGAGAGCGGCATGGCGTCGGCGAGGCTCGCCGCCTGGACGATCGGATTCTGGCCGTCGGAGAGGCGCCGGATGCGCTCGTCGCTCAGGCCGGCCGACGCCGGAGAATCGCTCAACGTCCGGCGGCCCTTCGCGCGCGCGCGGGCGCCTCCCGCGCGATCCGGAGGTAGAGCTTCTCGTAGTTGGCCGCCATCCGCCGGTAGCCGAAGCGTTCCCGGGCGCGGTCGCGGCATCGGCGCCGGTCGAACGCCTCCGTTCGGCCGGCCGCGGCGACGAGATCGTCGATCGTCGCTCCGAGCCAGCCGGTCACGCCCTCCTCGACGAGCTCCGGGAGAGCTCCGCGCGGCGTCGCGATCACGGGCGTGCCCGCGGCCATCGCTTCGGCGGCGACGAGCCCGAAGGGCTCCTCCCATTCGATCGGAAACAGGAACGCCCGCGCCCGGCTCATGAGATCGAGCACTTCGCGGTTCGGGAGCCGCGGATGGTGAACGACACGCGACCCGTCGACGTGAGGCGCGATCTCGGACTCGTAGTAGCGGCGGCTCTCCGGGAGATACGGGGAAACGTCGCCGACGATGACGAGCGGGAGCCCCGAGCGCCGGGCGATCTCGATCGCCGCCGCGGCCCCCTTCGACGGAACGAGTCTGCCGACCGTCAGCAGGAAGCCGCCGGGCGAGCGGCCGAACGGCACCCGGTCCACGTCGATTCCGTTGGCGACGACCGGCAGGCCCGGGTCGAGGGCGTCCGCCTGCGCCCGGGAAACGCAGGCGAACCGCAGCCGCGGGAACCGCTCGCGGTAATACTCGTAAACGGACTTTTCCATGTAGTCGAAGGTGAGAAGCGTGGGGCACGGGGCGGTGGCCGAGAAGTACGGCGCGGGCGTCGGCCAGTGGGCGTGGATGACGTCGAAATCCCCGGAGTTCCCGTACGCCTCGAAGACGTTTCGTACGTCGAGCTCGCGTTCGAGATAGAGGTTCGACGACGGGTCGTCCTGCGCCGCCCGCGGCAGTACCGAGCGCAGCTCCGCGTCGGTCCGGGAATCTCCCGAGGCGAAGAGGGTCACGCGGTGGCCTCGCTCGCGCAATCCGCGCGTCAGATTCGCGATGACGAGCTCGGTGCCTCCGGTCGATCGGGGCGGAACCCGGAACGCGACTCCGGCGATCTGCGCGATCCGGAGGGGCTCGCTTCGCTCGAACGGGATCCAGGACGCGTCCATCGGAAGGCAAATTTGCAAGAAACGTTCCCCCGACGGAGGATTCGGGCGGGGAGGCCGGATGGCACGCACGGCGCTCGTGACGGGCGGAAACCGCGGGATCGGATTCGAGGTCTGCCGGGAGCTCGCGCGAGCCGGCCTGACGGTCGTCCTCGCCGCGCGCGATCGCGAGGCCGGAGAGGCGGCGGCCGCGAAGATCCGGAAAGAGGGGACGGACGTGCGTTTCGAGATGATGGACGTCTCGAGGGACGCCTCCGTCGAGTCCGGCGCCCGCCGGCTCTCGGCGGCCGGCCTCGCCGTCGACGTTCTCGTCAACAATGCCGCCATCTATCCCGGCGACCGGCTGCTCGACGCCCGCCGCGACGCGGTGCGCGAGACGATGGAGATCAACTTCTTCGGCGCGGTGCGGACGTGCCGTGCATTCGTGCCGGGAATGATCGCGCGGCGATACGGAAGAGTGGTGAACGTTTCCTCGGGCTCGGGCTCGTTCGCGGAAGGTCTCCCCGGGCCGCCCGCCTACGCCCTTTCGAAGGCCGCGCTGAACGCGCTGACCGTGAAGCTCGCGGCGGAGGTTTCGGGAGACGTCAAGGTGAACGCGGTGTGTCCGGGGTGGGTCCGAACGCGCATGGGAGGACGGAACGCGTCCCGCTCGGTCGAGGAAGGCGCCGAGACGATCGTCTGGCTCGCGACGCTGCCGGCGCGGGGCCCGAACGGAGGGTTCTTCCGCGACCGGAAGCCGATCCGCTGGTGAGGTCGCGCCGCCGGGCTCGCTCGAGCGCGCCGGGTCCTGTCACGATTTTGCCGAGAACCGGGACCGCCCTTCCTTCGTAGCTCTCCGCCAGGAGGTGCTCATGGACCGAATCTGGACGCGGCTGCTGCTCTGTTTTGCGATCGGCGGCGCGCCCCTACGCGGCTTCGGCGCCGAACCGCCGCGATCGTGCGCGGGGCCGCAGTTCCGCGGCGGCGGCGCGCACGAAGCGGTCTACTGCGGCGATCCGGTGCGGAGGGTGGCGGGCGCGCTCTGGCGATTCCGGTCGGGCGGGGCGATCGAATCGAGCCCCGCGGCCGCTGGCGATTTCGTGTATTTCGGGAGCGAGGACGGCTTTCTCCACGCGGTGGCTCTCTCGACCGGGCGCGAGATCTGGCGGTTCGACGCGGGCGGGGCCGTGGACGGATCTCCCGCGGTCGACGCGGGCTCCGTGTACGCGACGAGCCGCAACCGCCGGGTCTTCGCGCTCGACCGCGCGACGGGCCGGCAGAAGTGGAGCGTCTCGTTCGGCGACGATCTTCCCTTCGCGTGGGGATACGACGTGTTCCTGTCGTCCCCCGTGGTCGACGGGCCCTCGCTCTACGTCGGAGCCGGCGACGGAGGCGTGTACCGTCTGTCCGCGGCCGACGGCGAGGTGATCTGGAAATTCCTCACGGGAGGCCGCGTGCGGTCGTCTCCCGCGCTCGCCGGCGGCGTCGTGTACGCCGGCAGCTTCGACGGCGTCTTCTACGCGATCGACGCGCGTTCGGGGAAGCTCCGATGGAAATACGCGACCGAAGGCGCCGCGATCGACTGCGCGAAGTGGGGCTTCGACCGGCGGTCGATCAATTCGTCGGCCGCGGTTGCCGACGGCGTCGTCACGTTCGGCTCCCGCGACGCCCACCAGTATGCGCTCGACGCCGCGACGGGAAGATTCCTCTGGAAGATCGCGCACCCCGTCGCGCTCTCGGCGGACCACGCGGAGCTCGCCTGGTGCGAGGGCTCTCCGGCGATCGCGGACGGCGTCTCGTACGTCGGGAGCTCGGACGGCCACTTCGTCGACGCGGTCGAGCTCCGGACCGGACGGGAGCTCTGGAGGCGATCGACCCCCGGGCGGGTGATCGGCTCGCCGGCGATTTCGGGCGATCTCCTGGTTTGCGGGGGAGAAGACGCGACGGTGTTCGCCCTCGACCGGAAGGAGGGGAACCCCGTCTGGAGCTTCCGGACGGGAGGGCGCGTCTACTCTTCGCCCGCGGTCGCCCGCTCGACGGTCCTCGTCGGATGCGCGGACGGCTCGATGTACGCGCTCTCGGACGCGCGGCCGGGCGCGGGGTTCGTTCCGCGGCGGGCGGTCTACTGGGACGAGAAGCTCTCGGGATGGTTCTCGGGGGCCGCCGCGATCCGCGACTACCTGGCGAGCGAGGGATACGAGCTCCTCGACGCCGCGGCGCTGCCCCGCTTCCTCGAAAACCGCATCGAGGACGGCGTTCCGTCGGTCGTCGTCTTCGCGTCGGACGAGCCGCCCTCGTCGCTGACCGAAACGGCGGGCGACACGCCGCCGCTGGTCCGCCGCTATCTCGAAGCGGGCGGACGCGCGGTCTGGGTCGGGTTCCCTCCGTTCGCGCTGAAGTTCGACGAGTCGACCGGCAAGCGCACGGGTCTCGACGCCGCCCGGGGACTCCGGATCCTCGGCGTCGGACGGAGCGCGTTTTCCTCGGAGGACGCCGAAGACCGGGGAGCCACCCCGACGGCCGAAGGGCTCTCCCGGGGCCTGCCGAGGAGCTGGATGGGCTCCTTCCCGGTGTCTCCGGCCGACGTGGGCACGGTCCTCGCGCGCGACCGGGACGGGCTCGCCAACGCCTGGGCGAAGCCCTTCGGCAGGGGGGAATTCGTCCGCGTCTGGGGCCTGCGCTCGCCGATGACCGATCTCGAAGCGCTGAGGCGGATCGCCGAGCACGGATTCGAACGGGAGGGCGCCCGATGAAGCGGCCGTGGGGCGGGCGCCCGAGGATTCGAAAAGCGGAGACGGGATCTCTGCCCCGGATTCATTCCGGGCACCGGGCGACCGCCGGTTCGCTCGGGACTCGGTCCCGCGCACTCACCGCCGGGAGCGTTCCGGACTAGGATTTTCCGGATGCCCGTCTTCCGGCTCGACGACCGTCTCGTTTTCCCGCCGCCGTCGCTCGCCGAGGACGGGCTCCTCGCCGTCGGCGGCGATCTCCGCCCGGATCGGCTCCTCCTCGCGTATTCCTCGGGGATCTTTCCCTGGTACGACGAGGGGCAGCCGATCCTCTGGCATTCGCCCGACCCCCGAATGGTGCTCGAGGCGGAGGAGCTCCACGTGCCGAGGAGCCTCGAGAAGCGAATGCGGAGGGCACCGTTCCGGCTGACGATGGACACGGCCTTCCGGGAGGTGATGGACGGGTGCGCGTCGGCGCCCCGGCCGGAGGGGCCGGGAACCTGGATCACGCCGGAGATGCTCGAGGCCTACGTCGAGCTCCACCGCCGGGGTTTCGCGCATTCGGTCGAGGCGTGGAGCGGCGAGACGCTCGCCGGCGGGCTCTACGGCGTCTCGCTCGGCGCCGCGTACTTCGGCGAATCGATGTTCGCCCGCCTTCCGGACGCTTCGAAGATCGCCTTCGTCGCCCTCGTGCGCCAGCTCGCCCGCTGGGAGATCACGCTCATCGACTGCCAGGTGTACACGGAGCACCTCGACCGGTTCGGCGCGGCGGAATGGCCGCGGGAACGGTACCTGAACGCGCTCGCGGCCGCGCTCGCGAAGCCGACCCGTCGGGGGAAGTGGGAGTTCGAGGAGCGGGAAGAGAGGGAGCGGCGCGTCAGGCCGGCGCCGCCGAGAACGTCAGGGCGTCTCCCGCGACACCGATCGTGACCGTGCCGCCCTTTTCGAGCTTGCCGAACAGGATCTCGTCGGTCAGCGGGTCCCGGACCTCCGCCTGCAGCACCCGCGAGAGGGGGCGCGCGCCGAACGCCGGGTCGTAGCCCTT
It contains:
- the aat gene encoding leucyl/phenylalanyl-tRNA--protein transferase; this translates as MPVFRLDDRLVFPPPSLAEDGLLAVGGDLRPDRLLLAYSSGIFPWYDEGQPILWHSPDPRMVLEAEELHVPRSLEKRMRRAPFRLTMDTAFREVMDGCASAPRPEGPGTWITPEMLEAYVELHRRGFAHSVEAWSGETLAGGLYGVSLGAAYFGESMFARLPDASKIAFVALVRQLARWEITLIDCQVYTEHLDRFGAAEWPRERYLNALAAALAKPTRRGKWEFEEREERERRVRPAPPRTSGRLPRHRS